GCGGCTGTTGCAATGCCACCTACCAGGGCATAGGTTAGAAATTGAGGTTGCTTCAATACCATCAGAAAGCTGCCTAATACCGCTCTGGGCCGCAGAGAAAGTGATGGGTCGGCGGGTTTGCCATCTGGTAACGCAAAGTAAGAACTTACCAGAATCAGCACTGTAATAACAGCCAGAATGATGAAGATGGAATGCCAGCCGAGTAGTTCAGAAGCATACCCGCCTACTGTAGGGGCTATCATCGGCGAAACGGCCACAACCAGAATGAGTAACGAGAAAATCTGGGCAATCTGATTGACCGGAAACAGATCGCGAACCAATGCCTGAGCAGCTACCAGACCTACACAACCACCCAGCGCCTGAATGAGCCGCATGGCAATCAATGTTTCGATGGAAGTAGCCATCGCACAACCAACGGATGCCAGGACATACACCGCCAAACCCGCGTACAAAGGGAGCTTGCGTCCGAATCGGTCCAGAAGTGGACCATAGAGAAGTTGGCCGACCGAGATACCAATCAGGTAGGCCGTTAGTGATAACTGAACCTGAGCAATAGACGTGTGCAGATCGCGGGCAATAGCTGGAAAGCCCGGCAAATACATGTCGATGGAAAATGGACTGATCGTGGACAACGTGCCCAGAATCAGGATAATAACAAAATGCTGTCTGCGAGTCATTCACTCAGAGGGGAGGTACTTACCTGTATAGACGCTCAGACGTTACCGATTGTTCCACCTTCGAAAATATTGTTAAGTTTTCTTTAGTAGATGCTGCTGACGGCTGAATAACATAATTGGGCAGTTGAACCATCGGTTCATACACTTCAGGCAATACGGGATGGACAACTGTCTCGGATCAGCCTAATTTGCATTGTGATAAATCTTCAAACACACAATGTTGAACCGCAAGGACGCTAAGGCGCAACGAATCAATTAGTAATAATTCGTTGCGCCTTAGCGTCCTTGCGGTTCAAAAAACCATAAAACAACATCGATGAACATTAACGCTTATCTAACCCGAATCCACTACGCTGGCCCCGTAGACGTTTCGCTTGAAACCTTGCAAAATCTCCACTACCAGCATCTGCTATCCATACCCCTCGAGAACCTGGATATTCATTACGGGCGGGACATTGTGTTGGATACGGACGTCCTGTTTACTAAACTCATCACGAAAAAACGTGGAGGGTTTTGCTACGAACTGAATGGACTTTTCTGTGAATTACTTCGGGCAATTGGCTTTACGGCTAAACTGGTGTCGGGGCAGGTCTTTGAACCAGGGAAAGGATTCAACGATGAATTTGACCATGCAGCCATTATCGTTCATTTGAACGGTATCGACTGGCTGGTCGATGTAGGGTTTGGCCGTCGGTTTCCACTTTATCCGATAGCTATTCAACCCGGCGAGATTCAGGAAGATAGGACGGGTCTATACACAATCAGGTCATACAATGCCGCCTATTGGGTCATTCAGTATCAGAATGAAACAGGTAACTGGGTGCCTGCGTACCTCTTCACGACCGTTTCGCGCCAACTGACCGACTTCAGAAGTATGTGCCGTTATCATCAAACGTCATCGGCATCCTACTTTACGCAGAATATGCTTTGTACGCTCGTAACGCCAAACGGCCGGATTACCCTTACCGACGACAAATTGAAAATTACAGAGCAGGGCCGGGTAACTGAACAGCCGGTCGATGATGCTGATGACTTTGAGTACCTGCTGGAAACGCACTTCGGCATTCGGATGAGCTGGGACATTTACGCCCTACGTCCCGAAGTGCTGTTGTTTGCCATCCAGGCCAGCGATTCCAGTTACCGAACCCCGGTCAATGGACTGGCCAACTATTATTTTTCGCATCCGCATCCATAAATACGCCACCCGTTAAGCTCACCGACTGAAGTTTCTTCTTAATCGGGAGCTTAACCATAGCCTGTTTCTGATTAGCCTGCCAGATAGCTGGTGTCTGATGGAAAGTTTCCTTTGTACCATCGGCAAAGGTGACGACTATATCTACTGGTACGGCAAATCCACCGATATTTTGTAGGGTAATGGTAGCCTGAGATGCAGTCGATTCTACCTTCTGAATGGCCAGGTCGATGTAGTTATGGCTGAAAAACCAGTTGTTCCAGAACCAGTTCAGATCTTTGCCTGATGCGCTGTTAAAGCTGAAAAACATATCCCAGGGAGTGGGGTGCTTCCCATGCCAGCGGTCGATAAACGTGTGCAGGCTTTTTTTGAATTCGACATCGCCGAGCAAATCCTTGAGAGCCAAATAACCTAGAGCCGCTTTACCGTATTCGTTATTGCCAAGCGCTGCCCCGCTCAGAATATTGGCTGGCGTGATGATCGGTAAATCCTGCTCGGCCGATGGGTCTTTGATCCAGCTATTGACCCGGAAGTTCAGAAAGTTTTTCGTCGCCTGCTCATACCCCAGATCGGCCTGACTGATGAGGTATTCGAAGGCCGTAATCCAGCCTTCATCCATAAAGCCGTAGCGGGTTTCGTTGATACCCATGTAAAACGGGAACCAGGTATGGGCTAGCTCATGCTCGGCTACGAACCGTGAGAAATTTAGGTCGGGCGTGCTGCTGTCGTTAACCAGCATCGGGTATTCCATATCGGCAAAACCCTGCACGATGGTTGTTTTGGAGTAAGGATACGGAACGCCGGGGAGATTGTTCGAAAACCAGTCGAGTGCATGTCGCCCGAAGCGAACCATCTGGTGAAAATCGGCCGCGTTATCCAGAAAAGCCGCCTGCACACTGGCCCGTCGATTCGTCTTTTTATCGACTACCACGCTGGATGCATCCCATACATAGTGATTGCTGATACACAGTGCCATATCTGGCACATTGTTCGCCTTCCATTTCCAGCTATTGACGGCCTGCTGCGTTGTGACCTTCCCGCTCGTCATATCAGCTAGCATGGCTACATGAATAACCGAATCGGTAGTCATCGACTCCGTCAGGCGTTTGGCGAAAGCAGGTTGTAGAACCTCGGCGGCATTCTGTAAATCGCCCGTTGCCCAGACTACGTAGTCTTTGGGAACATTGATGGTGAGCGTATAGTCGTTGAAGTCATTGTAAAACTCCTGGGCTTCAGTAAACGTGGTACGATCCCAGCCGTAATAGTCGTCCATAACGGCTATGCGCGGATAGAAATACGCCAGAAAGAACGTCGTTGAGTCGAGCATACCTTCCCGATTGCTTTCCAGCGACATATCGAAATGCCAGTCGAAGGAAAGTTTTACAGAATCGTGGGGCATCAGTGGTTTCGTGAGAACAACCTGCCGCCAGGTAGCCGTACCGGCATCCCGCCAGTTTTTAGTAATTCCGTTTTCTGCATAGCGGTCGATGTGTATACCCGAAGTCAGGTAATCGGGCGAGGCTGGGGCCTGTCGGATGGCACCCGGTTGATGGCTGTTGAGAAAGAGCTTAAAAACGAGGATAGTAAGTGTATCGGGGCTGTTGTTGGTATAGGTGATGTCTTCTGTTCCCCGAATGGCCCGATTGGGTGGCGCTGCCGTAACCGTGATAGCATAGCGGGCCGAGTTTTGCCAATAGTTTTTGCCGGGCTTACCATCCATTGAGCGGGTGCCTTTCTGGTACGCCTGTTTGATGTTTCGTGGCATATATAAACTCTGGGCCTGCATAAGGCCTACGCTGGCAGCTATCAACAAAGTAGTCATCAACGGTTTTCTGAAGGCAAATGGACTGATTCGCATACTGATTATGACTAAGAATAGGTGCAAGCTACTAAAAAGCCGAAAAGTCGATGCTCAAATTTGGAAGAGTGGTAAGCGTAATAAAGTTGATCGGGAGGTTCATCAAATCGGTTATGAAACGTTACAGAATATTTTGTGGTTTTACTCGTACTACTAAAAAAAGATCGCCATGGAACAGTCTGCTTTATCAATGCCTTCTGGACGATTAAATCCATTACAAGTTAGTTTACTCCGACTTTTTAATCGAGAAATGACTGATGACCAAGTGCTTGAATTAAAGCGCGTATTGGTTCAGTATTATTCAGAGCGATTGAAGGATGAAGTAGAACTAGCTGTAGTTGAGCGCAGCTATACACAAGCCGATTTTGACAATATGTTAAATGAGAACTCCTGATGTTACGGATTGTTGTCGATACAAATTGTCTATTGGCGTCTATCTCTCCTCGTAGCTCATATTATAAACTTTATCGACTATTTGAGCGTGAAAAGCTTGAGTGGGTAGTCAGTAATGAAATTTTGACGGAATATGGCGAAAAGCTAATTGAAAACTATTCGATACAAACGGCTGATCTAGTGCTGACTATTCTGACACTCGCCCCCAATACATTATTTCAGGAAGCTTATTACAACTGGCAGCTTATTGAAGAAGACCCAGACGATAATAAGTTTGTAGATGTTGCTATTGCGGCTGGGGCAGATTATCTGATTACGAATGATAGTCATTTCCGTGTGCTGAAGAAACTCGTATTTCCTAAAGTCAACATAGTTTCTTTACCTGACTTCTCAGATATGATTTCCGAAGATTAATAAGCATAAATAAAAACCGGGAATACAAGTAAACTCGTATTCCCGGCGAAAATCCGTTATACAACTGCTTATACGCCCAGTGGACCGCCCAGGGTAACATTCGTACCAGCGCTGGGCGTGGAATGGATACCAGCATGATGGCTGCCTGGGTGATGTTCCTCTTCTTCTTTAGAACCTTTGTTGATAAACGATTCGGCCAGGATTGTCAATTTCCGGTCGGTTTCCTTTTCTTCTTCTAGTGTCATCGCCAGCAGTTCGGCCGATTGGGTGAAATCAAGCACATGGGCCAGCGTTAGTAAGGAGCCATAGATAGCGATTTCATAATGTTCGATAGCCTGTGCGGCAATAATCAGTCCAGCATCGCGGGTAAGCGACCCCGGCTCTGTATTGTCGATAACCCATTGAGCATCATGGATTAATCCGTCGATTGCTGTTGATCTATGCTCCTCGGCCCGAATACCGATAATTCGGAATATTTCTTCTAGTCGTTCAACCTGTGTACGGCTTACCTCCTCATGATGGGCAAAAGCATGACCAACTTCGTCGGTTGTGCTGGCTTCTGCCTGATCCGCCAATGCATCGACAGTTCGCTTTTCGGCATAGTATACACTTTTCAGGTTGGTGATAAACAGGTCACGTAGCCCTTCATCAGCAGTGGAGTCATTTCCACTGAAAAAACTCGCAATTCGTTCTCCCAAAGAGGCCATATCACTTTATTGTTAATGTAAAATAATGATTAACAATAATGGTATCTAAATCTGTGCCAGATGCTGACTATCAGCAGTGTATGAATTGATAGATATCAGAATGATACTATTTTTCCACAGTTATTGTGGGGAATTGTCGCTTTCCTACTCCTTATTTTAATACCCTGCAGCCTGCCCATCTTTTCGCATTTCGGATGCCCCCCAATAAATTCGATTGACTGCGTCCCAGTGAATGGCTTGATAACCGCCGAAGAAATCGGTTGAAGACAGGTGGTGGCCCCGCTTTTCCAGGTCATCACGAACCTCCTTACTAATACCACTTTCCAGCGCCAGTCGCCCTCCATCGGTCATGATTGTACCAATTGGTTCACTACTACCCGAATGGCTAAATCGGGCTGCATCGCCCGCTTCCTGTACGTTCATACCAAAATCGATGATGTTACACAGCACCTGCACGTGGCCTTGTGGCTGCATAGCTCCTCCCATAACCCCGAAGCTGAGAAACGGCTCCCCATTTTTAAGCACGAAACCGGGTATGATAGTGTTGAACGGACGCTTGCCAGGTGCGTAGACGTTGGCATGGCCGGATTGCAGATTAAAACTGGTGCCCCGGTTATGCAGAACGAATCCAAGTCCATCAGGTACCAGACCACTACCAAACTCCAGCATATTGCTTTGAATGAGTGACACAATATTCCCCTGTTCATCGGCAACCGTCAGGTAAACGGTGTCGCCGGTACGAAGGGCTGGGTCGCCGGCATCCAGATGTTCGGAGGCTTTTTTTGGGTCGATCAGTTTCCGGCGTTGGGCCGCATAGTCTTTTGTGAGTAACCACTTAGTTGAAGCCTTGGCAAAAGCAGGGTCAGCATAGTATTTGGCTCGATCTTCAAAGGCTAACTTCTTGGCTTCGACGAGCAAGTGGAGGTAGTCGGCACTGTTATGGCCTAGTTTTTTCAGGTCATACCCTTCCAGAATGTTCAGCATCTCCAGCACTGAAATTCCCTGGCCATTAGGTGGTAACTCGTACACATCGTACCCCCGGTAATTCACTGAAACAGGATCGATCCACGTACTTTGATGAGCTGCTAAATCGGCTTTTCGTATATACAAACCTGCTCGTTGCGCATAGCGATCTATAGCATCGGCAAGGCTACCCTTATAAAAAGCATCCCGGCCACTCGTAGCAATTTTTTCGTATGTAGTAGCCAGATCAGGGTTTCGGAACAATTGCCCTTCAACCGGCGCTTTGCCGTTGATCAGGAAGGTTTTGCGGAAGTTGCCGAATTCCTGAACAATGGCTTCACTAGCGGCCAGCCGGTTAGCGGCAACCTGCCAGGAGTAAGCAATAACCTGCGGAACGGGAGCCCCCTCGCGGGCGTAGCGGATGCTGGGAGCCAGAAGGGTATGCATGGGTAATTTGCCAAACCGATGATGTAACTGAAACCACCCATCCACCGCGCCCGGTACCGAAACCGATAAAGGGCCATAAAGCGGAAGCTGTTTTTTGTCGCCCAGTAGTTTCTGCAACGCTTCGTAGGTAAGTCCTTTTGGCGACCGGCCACTGGCATTCAGGCCGTACAATTTTTTATCCTTCGCCGACCAGACAATGGCAAACAGATCGCCACCGATACCACCGTTATTGGGCTCGACAACACCTAAGGCAGCATTCGCAGCAATGGCGGCATCAATGGCCGTTCCACCTTGTTTTAATATATCCAGCCCGATCTGGGTAGCCAGGGGATGACTGGTTGCTACCATACCATGCTGACCTAATACCGGGCTGCGTGTAGCAAAAGTAGGGCCTGTAATTCGATCTCCTTTGCCTATCTGCTGGCCATGCAGCGGGAGATAGACTAGCCAAATGATTGGTAAGCAGAAATAAAGGCAAAGCCGATTCATAGAGCTAAACAGTTTACGTTTAAACGCAGGAGTACGCTCCACTTACTGTAGTACCCAATTCAAGGTCATTACACCGGCCAGCCCAGATACCGAAACCAGCGTTTCCATGATCGACCAGGTTTTGAGTGTATCGGCCATAGAAAGTTGAAAATACTCCCGAAACAGCCAGAATCCCGTATCGTTTACGTGGGAGAACATCATGCTCCCGGCGCCGATACTCAAGACCATCAAATTCGGCTCAACGCCCGAAGTGGCCAGGAGTGGCGTTACAAACCCAGCGGTGGTAATCCCCGATACAGTCGACGAGCCAACACAGACCCGAATAAGCGCGGCCATACCCCAGGCCAGAACATACGGGTGAAGCGTTGAGTGTTGCATCAGATCGGCTATCGACTGGTTCACGCCACCATCCGTCAAGACTTGCTTAAGCGCACCCGCACCACCAAAAATTAGAAACAGCATAGCCACATCCTTAATGGCATCACCAAACAGGGCGGTTACTTCGGGCATTGTTTTTCCTCGCCACAAGCCCAGAGTAAACGATGCCAGAACGACCGCCAGGAACATGCTCACGATGGGTTCGCCCATAAAGAGTAGCGTTTGTTGCTGCCAGGAGTTGGTTGGCAGAAAGGGACTAATCAACGTGCTGATGCCAATGAGCAGAATCGGAAACAGAACCGTCAGAAAGCTTACAGCGGTCGAAGGAGTCTGATGAGTCTCCAGATTGGGAGCAATGAATGCCGGGTTGGGCAGGTTAGTGTATCGCTTTAGTGTGGAGCCGAATAAAGCACCTGACACCAGAATGGCCGGAATCGATACAAGGATGCCGTAGAAAAGCGTCAGGCCCATGTTGGCGTTGAACTGCTTTAGTATAGCCAGGGGAGCCGGATGGGGTGGTAAATAGCCCTGTGTAACGGACAGAGAAGCCAGCATCGGCAGGCCAATGTACAGAGCCGGTAGTTTATAGCGATAGGCTACAGTGATGACCAGCGGAGCCAGCAACATAAACCCCACCGAATAGAACAATGGTAAGCCAACAATAAAACCCGTAACCATAAAGGCCCAACGCGCATGCCGGGTACCTACCAGCCCCATCATACTACTGGCAATGCGCTCGGCAGCTCCACTTTGTGCCACCAGTTTCCCCAGCATAGCGCCCAGGGCAATAATGGCCGTAATAGAGGCCAGTGTGCCACCGATCCCTTTCTGAATGGCGTCGACAATAGCTAAAGGTTTAAGGCCTAAAGCCAGTCCAACGCCTACCGATACGGCCAGAAATGCCAGAAAGGTATGTAAACGAACCCATGAAATGAGTGCTATCAGCGTCAGTATGCCAAGCAGGGTAATGGTTAGAGGCATGATGGAAATTAAGGAGTCGTTCCGGGTTTGTGGTGGAAAGGCGCCAATTAGTAGATTTTAACCTTATATCGGTAGCGACCTCTGAAATACTCCCTCATCTTCACCACTTCCCGGCTCTGATCCGAAATCCAGAATGTGGCATACACACCTTGCTGACCGTAATCAATTTTTAAGAGCCAACAGTTGATCGTAGTCGCTCCTCCTATCGATAAATCTTCTTTCCCGGTCACGGTCAACCGATAATAGCTGGCCGATGGGCTCCCCGGTTCGTAGAAGGCAATAGCAAACTCCTGACCTACTCGTTTGAAGGGAAGCAGCGGAAGGATTTCCAGATCCATCGGAAACGCAAAGGCAGGTGGGTTCATGATTACTCGAAACGAACTGTCTTTAGCGGTATGCTGATCAGCAGCCGGTATGGTTACGGTGGTGCCGTTAAAGACAAAATTCCGATTCCCTCGTTTGGTATAGGTAGCTCTATGGGTAAGTGGCGCCAGTGAAGGGAATAATCCAGTAGTTGTCACGTTGGCCAGTAGCGAGTCTTTCTGAAACCATTGCCAATTAAACTGGTAGATTTTTTGACCGGTGGAGGTAGCGCTCAGGCGAATCGTCCGATCCCAGAGATCGGCAGAAGAGAGCCGATGCCCAAGGCTATCTTCAAAAAAGACAGCATACGTACGTTTCACTTCCCGAAATGCAGCCACGTTTAACCTTAAGTTGGCTGTATTAATTGTATCAATTTGCGCACTAACTGTGTTGACTAAACTGCCAAGTAAAAGAAATGCCAGAAGAAATCGGTGCATGGTTAAAGCCAGAGTTGAGGAAGGGCCAAGTTACCAATTTCAGGCTCTGTTTCTACCGTTTTTGCTCCGAACGGAAGTCCATGGCAAACTGAGTGGCGAGCAGGTTGCTGCAAGTTTTATATTAAAATTAAGTACTATAAAAATAGTTTAATAAAAAATTTGTTATTTATTATGAGATTATTCTCATTATTGCTTCAAGCAAAACCACAGATATTTATAGTTATGAGTAATTCGAATCAACTCCAATATTTCATATCGCAATCCTATCGGCAGGTTCAACTTTCGGTTGAGAAAGGAACAACACATTATCCGTACAGTGATTTTAATACACAGTTCAACCAATTGCTGGAAGCTTCGGGCGACGAAGCTTATGCACGTAACCTGACCATTCAGTTAGTGGAAGAGGCCGCGCAGTATCGCCAGACTACCGATTATCTGCGCCAGGAAATGGCTTTTGAAGCCCAGGCATCTACTTTGGTAGACCGTACTACGGCTGTTGCGCTCGATCAGCATCACGATGCTGCATTGGTTGACCGTCGCATGCATCGGCACGCTCCACGTACCAATCAGCTAGTGGCTGAGTTGGTTTGATGAGTTTTATTTGCAAGTACGACCCCATTGGGTTCGCATGTCTATAGCTAAGAGATTTACCCTATAAACATGCAAACCCCGACGGGGTCGTACCAAATCTGACAGAAAAGTAAGATCAAAGTAACGCCGTTGGCTCAATCTAACAGGGTTGAAAACCAAGTATTAAGCCTTCCGAATCAAATCCAGTAGTTTGCGGTCCAGCTTATGGCCGTACCAATCTTCATAGGCTACGTCTGTTCGACCGGAGTCCAGAATGCCGAAGGAGCCCACAAACTCCCAGAGTGCGAAGCCGATTCCATGGCTGGATAGAATGTCGAGCACATCGCTGAACCAGGCTAGAAATACACCATGTGGCGTTTTATTCCAGCAACCGCACTCGCCACAATGGACCCCCACGCCCTTGTTGACCAGTTCAATCCAGGGTTGATAAAATGTTTCAAGCATGGCCCGGCTGAGATATTTGTCGCCCACCTGCCCCGGCCATTTGGGTTCAGGCAGATGGTCTGGGTCTTTATTGGCCCAGGGCGCTTTATAGTGTGAAATGATCCCCGGATTATATCCCCGGCAACTTTGCGCAATATCCAGGTCGACTAATTCGGGAATGACCGAGCTGCCGGTATTGTTTCCATCGGCAATAATCAAGTGCTTCGGATTTTCCTTTCGAATGGCGTTGGAAGCGGCCATCGCTACCTTTCTGTATACATCACCCGGTACTGTACTATGGGGCGAATGCTGATCGTTCATATCGGTCCGCATACTAGGTTCGTTGAGCAGATCGAAGCTGATTTGCTTCGACGATACAGTTTTGTACCGCTTTGCCCACATATTCCAGTGGAAACAGAACGCATCCAGTGCAGCCTGATCTTTCCAGAGGTTATAGGGTTCATGGAAGCCCGCGTTCACACAGTAGCCTGGTGCCCGGTGTAAGTTCAGGCTCACATGCAGGTTATACCTGTGGGCCATCGATACTAACTGGTCGATTCGATCGACCAACTGTGGGTCAATCTGATACACTTCGTCGGGGGTAATGTTGCGGCTCCGGTCGAATTTCAGATATGACGGGTAGGCAATGGGTATCCGAACGAAGTCGAATCCCCAATCCTGCATCCATTTGAAATAATCTTCCTTCGTGGCTGGGCGGCTGTTGGCCGGGTCAGGTGAGAAGAAATCCAGCAGGTTAAACCCCTTCCATTTAGGCAGTTTGTTTTTGCCCTGAAAGGCTGGTTGCGGAGTTGCCAGCAGGTCCGGTCCTGCTGTACTCAGCGCTGTTGCCAGCAGGCTTGTATTCCGAATAAATGTCCGTCGTTCCATACGTGGAAGAGAGTAGCAAATTCTTAATCTACTCGCAGAACCCTGCTGTATCGTAATGTTTTCTGTATTTCCCGCTCCAACTGAAGGCTTCATGAGAAATTACGGATAGTTATTCGATTGGTCAGTCAAGTAAAAACGAGGGTATTGACGTCTTATAAGGCAAATCTTGCATGTTGACGATAAAAAGAAACCAATAACCATGAAAAAAGACCTTTTCGCGTTGGGCCTGGCTACCCTTTCCTTACTGGGGGTATCCGATAGTTTTGCTCAGAAAGGAAAGCCGTTGTACACGTTTCCGATTGGGGTTGAGTCGTATACCTACCGGGCCAGCTTCCCCAAAAATGTTATTGCTACCCTGGATACCATTAAAGCACTGGGCATTACCGACATGGAAGGAGGTGCCCCAAAAGGCTATACCGAAGCCGAATTCAAAAAGCTATGCGACGAACGAGGTATTAAAATTTCGGCTACGGGTGGCGGATACGAACAACTGGCCAAAGACCCTACTGACGCGATCAATAAAGCAAAAGCACTGGGCGCTTCGTACATCATGTGCGCCTGGATTCCTCACGAAAGAGGCCATTTTAACCTCGATAATGCTAAAAAAGCCGTAGAGGATTTTAACCGCATCGGCAAAGCCATGAAGGACCAGGGCATTACTTTTTGCTACCATAATCATGGTTACGAGTTCCACCCTTACGAAGATGGTACGCTGTTCGACTATATTGTAAAAAATACCAACCCCGAATACGTTTCGTTCGAGATGGATATTTTGTGGGCGCAACACGGTGGGGCCGACCCAGTTGCCCTACTGAAAAAATATGGTAGTCGCTTTAAGCTGATGCACCTGAAAGACCTCAAAAAAGGGGTAAAAGGTGATCTGACGGGCGGTACTCCTCCCGAAAACGATGTAGTACTCGGCCAGGGACAGGTGAATATTCCTGAGATTTTACGGTTGGCGAAGAAAGCAGGTGTAAAACACTACTACATTGAGGACGAGAGTAACAAAGAATACGAACAAATGCCTAAGAGCATTGCTTATTTGAAGAGTTTGAAGGAGTAAGTCTTGAGAGAAACGTTCCTACGTTTCCAGAGTCGATAATCCAGATGTGCCCCCGAGGGCGTCAATTAGTTATAGCAGACTCAATATGTCTATACCTAGTTGATACTCTCGGGGGCATACGCTTTCTTGCCCAGTTAGGTTCAGTTGCCTTTTCGCTTCGCCAGCTTCCTATTGGCTTTCCGAATGGCATCGAACCAAAGGTCATAGGTGAAGCAGCCTTCCCAGCCCCGGAAGTCGTAATGCCACCACTCCCACGGAAATACAGCGAAACCGACCCGCTCCATCGCCGAACGTAACAGCGTGCGGTGTGCCAGCGACGCACTGTCCGAATCCATGTAGTTGTGATAGGCGCGGGGCGTTGATTCGTCATAACCTGATGGCATGGATAGCCGTTTGCCGGTTTTCAGTTCATACAGCGATAGGTCGATAGCCATTCCTCGGTTATGTTTGGAGCCTTTTCGTGGATCGGCCACAAACGTAGTGTCGCCATGTTCTTCATAAAAAAGCATGGTGATTGCGTAAGGCCGGTATCCGTCGAACAACACCAATCCATAGCCCTGTTTTTTCAGGTTTTCAGCTACCTGCCTTAGGGCTAATGCGGCTGGTTTACGCATGAATACATCGGCGGTTGGGTACAGCTTTCGTTTGAGAAAATTGGTCGTATCGGCATACGTGACGTCGTATTGAGCCTCAGGCAAGATCTGGCGCATATCGACCAGTTCATTGTCGGGGTCAGCCGCTACAATTTTCTCATAAATCGACACATCACTAACCACTGGCAAGCCGTACTTACTTTTGGGTAAATGAAATTTCAGTGGCTGAGCCAGGAGTGATACGCTTGTTGACAGACAAAGAAGGAGTGTGCTCAGGCAGATTGATTTTGTCATGTAGCTGCTGATGAGTGGATTAGCTGTCAACGGCCAGCATCAGAGACCGTTGTTGGCTGATAAAGGAAATAATCATAAATGGCACGGGCCGACTGGGCAATAACCTGCTCTCGCTCGGCTAGCGGCATGGGTGAATCCCCAACGAAAACGGCAATGGCTATGTGGCCGGCCTCATCGGGTAAGGTGATAATGCCCACATCATCAGTAGCTAGGTTATTCAATGAACCCGTTTTATGAGCGATAACCGTGTTAGGAGGCAGGTACCCTTTGAGTCGTGCGGCTCCGCCCCGGCACCGTTCCATGACCCCTAGCAATAAGGCGCGACTTTCGGATTTGAGGGCCGTACCCCGGTAAATTTGTGCCAGTAAATTGACCATCGCTTCAGGGGTTGCGGTATCACGTGGATCGGTTGCCAGTTTGCGGGAAGCCTGCTGCTTCATATCGGGTGTAATGGCACTGTCTAATCGTGCGTAAAAGCCAAGCGTCCACTGATTCGCAGGTGGTAAGGTGATGCCATCGAGGTCGGCCAGTAGTTGAATAATAGTTCGGTCCACCGACATGCCCTGAATACCGAGCGC
This window of the Spirosoma aerolatum genome carries:
- the ggt gene encoding gamma-glutamyltransferase; translation: MNRLCLYFCLPIIWLVYLPLHGQQIGKGDRITGPTFATRSPVLGQHGMVATSHPLATQIGLDILKQGGTAIDAAIAANAALGVVEPNNGGIGGDLFAIVWSAKDKKLYGLNASGRSPKGLTYEALQKLLGDKKQLPLYGPLSVSVPGAVDGWFQLHHRFGKLPMHTLLAPSIRYAREGAPVPQVIAYSWQVAANRLAASEAIVQEFGNFRKTFLINGKAPVEGQLFRNPDLATTYEKIATSGRDAFYKGSLADAIDRYAQRAGLYIRKADLAAHQSTWIDPVSVNYRGYDVYELPPNGQGISVLEMLNILEGYDLKKLGHNSADYLHLLVEAKKLAFEDRAKYYADPAFAKASTKWLLTKDYAAQRRKLIDPKKASEHLDAGDPALRTGDTVYLTVADEQGNIVSLIQSNMLEFGSGLVPDGLGFVLHNRGTSFNLQSGHANVYAPGKRPFNTIIPGFVLKNGEPFLSFGVMGGAMQPQGHVQVLCNIIDFGMNVQEAGDAARFSHSGSSEPIGTIMTDGGRLALESGISKEVRDDLEKRGHHLSSTDFFGGYQAIHWDAVNRIYWGASEMRKDGQAAGY
- a CDS encoding gluconate:H+ symporter; this encodes MPLTITLLGILTLIALISWVRLHTFLAFLAVSVGVGLALGLKPLAIVDAIQKGIGGTLASITAIIALGAMLGKLVAQSGAAERIASSMMGLVGTRHARWAFMVTGFIVGLPLFYSVGFMLLAPLVITVAYRYKLPALYIGLPMLASLSVTQGYLPPHPAPLAILKQFNANMGLTLFYGILVSIPAILVSGALFGSTLKRYTNLPNPAFIAPNLETHQTPSTAVSFLTVLFPILLIGISTLISPFLPTNSWQQQTLLFMGEPIVSMFLAVVLASFTLGLWRGKTMPEVTALFGDAIKDVAMLFLIFGGAGALKQVLTDGGVNQSIADLMQHSTLHPYVLAWGMAALIRVCVGSSTVSGITTAGFVTPLLATSGVEPNLMVLSIGAGSMMFSHVNDTGFWLFREYFQLSMADTLKTWSIMETLVSVSGLAGVMTLNWVLQ
- a CDS encoding glycoside hydrolase family 5 protein, translating into MERRTFIRNTSLLATALSTAGPDLLATPQPAFQGKNKLPKWKGFNLLDFFSPDPANSRPATKEDYFKWMQDWGFDFVRIPIAYPSYLKFDRSRNITPDEVYQIDPQLVDRIDQLVSMAHRYNLHVSLNLHRAPGYCVNAGFHEPYNLWKDQAALDAFCFHWNMWAKRYKTVSSKQISFDLLNEPSMRTDMNDQHSPHSTVPGDVYRKVAMAASNAIRKENPKHLIIADGNNTGSSVIPELVDLDIAQSCRGYNPGIISHYKAPWANKDPDHLPEPKWPGQVGDKYLSRAMLETFYQPWIELVNKGVGVHCGECGCWNKTPHGVFLAWFSDVLDILSSHGIGFALWEFVGSFGILDSGRTDVAYEDWYGHKLDRKLLDLIRKA
- a CDS encoding sugar phosphate isomerase/epimerase family protein, which codes for MKKDLFALGLATLSLLGVSDSFAQKGKPLYTFPIGVESYTYRASFPKNVIATLDTIKALGITDMEGGAPKGYTEAEFKKLCDERGIKISATGGGYEQLAKDPTDAINKAKALGASYIMCAWIPHERGHFNLDNAKKAVEDFNRIGKAMKDQGITFCYHNHGYEFHPYEDGTLFDYIVKNTNPEYVSFEMDILWAQHGGADPVALLKKYGSRFKLMHLKDLKKGVKGDLTGGTPPENDVVLGQGQVNIPEILRLAKKAGVKHYYIEDESNKEYEQMPKSIAYLKSLKE
- a CDS encoding M15 family metallopeptidase, coding for MTKSICLSTLLLCLSTSVSLLAQPLKFHLPKSKYGLPVVSDVSIYEKIVAADPDNELVDMRQILPEAQYDVTYADTTNFLKRKLYPTADVFMRKPAALALRQVAENLKKQGYGLVLFDGYRPYAITMLFYEEHGDTTFVADPRKGSKHNRGMAIDLSLYELKTGKRLSMPSGYDESTPRAYHNYMDSDSASLAHRTLLRSAMERVGFAVFPWEWWHYDFRGWEGCFTYDLWFDAIRKANRKLAKRKGN